A section of the Petrimonas sulfuriphila genome encodes:
- a CDS encoding GDP-L-fucose synthase encodes MNKGSKIYIAGHNGLVGSAIRKNLQEKGYTNLIGRSHGELDLLDGAAVKAFFEKEKPEYVFLAAAYVGGIVANNTYRADFIHKNLQIQNNVIYESFRNNVKKLLFLGSTCIYPKESPQPMKEDYLLSSPLEYTNEPYAIAKIAGLKMCESFNIQYGTNYIAVMPTNLYGLNDNFHLENSHVLPAMMRKMHLGKCLHEGDWESVRKDLRRRPLDNINDISTTDDIVNALSKHGIFSTHIELWGTGQPMREFLWSEDMADACVFIMENVDFDDLKQDRKEIRNCHINIGTGKEISIKNLAETIRKIIGYKGEIRFDASKPDGTMRKLTDVSKLTSLGWQYNVEIGEGIDRMYNWYIADQE; translated from the coding sequence ATGAATAAAGGGAGCAAAATATACATTGCCGGCCACAACGGGTTGGTCGGTTCCGCCATCCGGAAGAACCTGCAGGAAAAAGGCTATACAAACCTCATCGGCCGTTCTCACGGGGAACTGGATCTGTTGGATGGTGCAGCCGTAAAAGCGTTTTTCGAAAAAGAAAAACCCGAATACGTATTTCTTGCTGCCGCCTACGTGGGCGGGATCGTTGCCAACAATACCTACCGGGCCGACTTTATCCACAAGAACCTCCAGATCCAGAACAATGTTATCTACGAAAGCTTCCGGAACAACGTGAAGAAACTGCTGTTTCTGGGTAGCACCTGCATCTATCCCAAGGAGTCCCCACAGCCGATGAAAGAGGATTACCTCCTTTCGTCGCCCCTCGAATATACAAATGAACCCTATGCCATAGCTAAAATTGCCGGGCTGAAGATGTGTGAAAGCTTCAACATCCAGTACGGGACAAACTATATCGCGGTAATGCCCACCAACCTTTACGGGCTGAACGACAACTTTCACCTGGAAAACAGCCACGTGCTTCCGGCCATGATGCGAAAAATGCACCTGGGCAAATGCCTGCACGAAGGCGACTGGGAGTCCGTAAGAAAAGACCTCAGAAGAAGGCCGTTGGACAACATCAACGATATAAGCACGACGGACGATATCGTAAACGCATTGAGCAAACACGGCATCTTTTCCACACACATAGAGCTCTGGGGAACAGGGCAGCCCATGCGGGAGTTCCTGTGGAGCGAAGATATGGCCGATGCCTGTGTTTTTATTATGGAGAACGTGGATTTCGACGATCTGAAACAAGACAGGAAAGAAATCCGCAACTGCCACATCAATATCGGCACGGGCAAGGAGATCAGCATAAAGAACCTTGCAGAGACCATAAGAAAAATTATTGGTTATAAGGGAGAGATCCGGTTCGATGCGTCAAAGCCCGACGGGACGATGCGAAAACTGACCGATGTTTCTAAACTAACATCGCTGGGCTGGCAATACAACGTTGAGATCGGGGAAGGCATAGACCGGATGTACAATTGGTATATAGCCGACCAGGAATAA
- the gmd gene encoding GDP-mannose 4,6-dehydratase: MTKVALITGITGQDGSYLAEFLIDKGYEVHGLLRRSSSFNTGRIEHLYLDEWVRDMHRKRLVNLHYADMTDSSSLIRVIQTVQPGEIYNLAAQSHVKVSFDVPEYTAETDAVGTLRLLEAVRILGLEKKTRIYQASTSELYGLVQEVPQKETTPFYPRSPYGVAKLYGYWITKNYRESYGMFAVNGILFNHESERRGETFVTRKITIAVARIAQQMQDKLYLGNLDALRDWGYAKDYVECMWLMLQHNTPEDFVIATGEMHSVRDFCALAFAEAGIQLRWEGKGINEKGIDISTGKTLVEVDPKYFRPAEVEQLLGDPTKAKTLLGWNPRKTSFGELVKLMVKHDMKFVRKLKVKDEIDNE, translated from the coding sequence ATGACAAAAGTAGCATTAATTACAGGTATAACGGGACAAGACGGATCCTACCTGGCTGAATTTCTAATAGACAAGGGATACGAAGTCCACGGGTTATTACGCCGCTCATCATCATTCAATACGGGCCGCATCGAACACCTGTACCTGGACGAATGGGTAAGGGACATGCACCGAAAAAGGCTGGTGAACCTCCATTATGCCGACATGACCGACTCCAGCTCACTGATTCGGGTCATACAGACCGTGCAGCCCGGTGAGATCTACAACCTGGCTGCCCAAAGCCACGTCAAGGTGAGTTTCGACGTACCCGAATACACAGCCGAAACCGACGCTGTTGGTACGCTCCGCTTGCTAGAAGCAGTCCGGATTCTCGGACTGGAGAAGAAAACGAGGATCTACCAGGCCTCCACCTCAGAGCTCTACGGCCTGGTGCAGGAGGTACCCCAGAAGGAGACTACGCCCTTTTATCCACGCAGCCCATACGGCGTAGCTAAGCTCTATGGTTACTGGATTACGAAGAACTATCGTGAATCATACGGGATGTTTGCCGTGAACGGCATTCTTTTCAATCACGAGAGTGAACGGCGCGGAGAGACCTTTGTCACCCGGAAAATAACAATTGCCGTTGCCCGGATTGCCCAACAGATGCAGGACAAACTTTACCTCGGGAACCTGGATGCCTTGCGCGACTGGGGGTATGCAAAAGATTACGTGGAATGCATGTGGCTGATGCTCCAGCACAACACTCCGGAGGATTTTGTCATCGCCACAGGCGAGATGCACAGCGTTCGCGATTTTTGCGCGCTCGCCTTTGCTGAAGCCGGCATTCAACTACGGTGGGAAGGTAAAGGGATTAACGAAAAGGGAATAGACATCTCTACGGGGAAAACCTTGGTGGAAGTGGATCCCAAATACTTCCGCCCGGCCGAGGTGGAACAGCTTTTGGGAGACCCCACCAAGGCGAAAACCCTTCTCGGTTGGAATCCCCGGAAAACTTCCTTCGGGGAACTGGTGAAATTAATGGTAAAGCACGACATGAAGTTTGTGAGAAAACTGAAAGTCAAAGACGAAATAGACAATGAATAA
- a CDS encoding glycosyltransferase, whose translation MNRQRKKILMFHPSLAPYRLDQFNSLNELFDLTVVFLFDNIWNNKMDQSKLLDHCRFKVLYLLKGPRRKGKVFFRFGMYRMIRKIQPDIIMGFEYSLTTQLLILWKQLGIITQKIGTTLDDSIDMCHHMQSKLRNLARKRSVKHLDFWVVMSAEVSEFYKNKFNLKEHQLIVSPILQKPERLRENARKLEEIAQQYVREYDLEGKKTLLFVGRLIPEKGLSVFLSTLSSLLLEADNLKFVIVGEGRELSSLQEIMEDQQLRGKVMFAGRLEGEELHAWYACGSGLVLPSLFEPFGAVVNEALIFGMPVLCSQYAGAASLITPERGILFDPKNRNDTLEKTERFLEMIQSVKEVRLAERPSLMGNYQLQFNKEWEKLT comes from the coding sequence ATGAACAGGCAAAGAAAGAAAATACTGATGTTTCACCCGTCCCTTGCACCCTACAGACTTGATCAGTTTAATTCGCTGAACGAGCTGTTCGATCTGACGGTGGTTTTTCTTTTCGACAACATCTGGAACAACAAGATGGATCAGAGTAAACTCCTGGACCATTGCAGATTTAAGGTTCTCTACTTACTGAAAGGGCCACGCCGGAAAGGGAAAGTATTCTTCCGTTTTGGCATGTACAGGATGATCCGGAAGATACAACCCGACATAATTATGGGGTTTGAATATTCTCTGACGACCCAGTTGCTGATTCTCTGGAAACAGCTAGGCATCATCACTCAAAAAATAGGGACTACCCTGGACGACAGTATAGACATGTGCCACCACATGCAATCGAAATTACGAAATTTGGCCCGAAAACGGTCTGTAAAACATTTGGATTTTTGGGTGGTCATGTCTGCAGAGGTATCGGAGTTTTACAAAAACAAGTTCAACTTGAAAGAGCATCAGCTTATCGTCTCACCCATATTGCAAAAACCGGAAAGATTGAGGGAAAACGCCCGGAAATTGGAGGAGATCGCACAACAATATGTTCGGGAATACGACCTCGAAGGTAAAAAGACACTGTTGTTTGTGGGAAGGCTAATCCCCGAAAAAGGGCTTTCCGTTTTTTTGAGTACTCTATCCTCCCTGTTGCTCGAAGCTGATAACCTGAAGTTCGTCATCGTCGGGGAAGGAAGAGAGCTCTCCTCCTTACAAGAAATAATGGAAGATCAGCAATTGCGTGGAAAAGTTATGTTTGCAGGGAGACTAGAGGGAGAGGAACTCCATGCCTGGTATGCCTGCGGGTCAGGATTAGTCTTGCCCAGCTTGTTCGAACCTTTTGGAGCCGTTGTGAACGAAGCATTGATTTTCGGGATGCCGGTACTGTGTTCTCAATATGCCGGAGCAGCAAGTTTGATAACTCCTGAACGAGGAATCCTGTTTGATCCAAAGAACAGAAACGACACCTTGGAGAAAACGGAACGTTTTCTGGAAATGATTCAATCCGTAAAAGAGGTACGCTTGGCAGAAAGGCCTTCATTAATGGGGAATTACCAATTGCAGTTCAATAAAGAATGGGAAAAACTGACCTGA
- a CDS encoding WecB/TagA/CpsF family glycosyltransferase has translation MLHEFNLFNGSLQEINPSKKLITTLNAHSFNTLHKDIYFREALKSSDMLLPDGISIVWALRLLIGEKLKKIAGADLFRYEMDRIHSTKGKCFFLGSSEKTLNLIRERAAKEYPYVEVYSYSPPYKPEFSDEESQRMVDAVNEIEPDVLFIGMTAPKQEKWAFKYYPQLKAGHICCIGAVFDFYAGTVKRAPGWMISIGMEWFYRLIKEPKRMWRRYLIGNTLFIKHILKEKLVALYHYKNTRPRVVFRDLL, from the coding sequence ATGTTACACGAATTTAACTTGTTCAACGGGTCTTTACAAGAGATCAATCCGTCAAAAAAACTGATCACCACACTCAATGCCCACTCATTTAATACACTACATAAAGACATTTATTTCCGGGAAGCCCTGAAGTCGAGCGACATGCTGCTACCCGACGGAATAAGTATCGTCTGGGCGCTTCGCCTGTTAATCGGCGAAAAATTAAAAAAGATTGCCGGAGCGGATCTGTTCCGGTACGAAATGGATCGGATCCACTCAACGAAAGGGAAATGTTTCTTTCTGGGAAGTTCGGAAAAGACGTTGAACCTCATCCGGGAGAGAGCAGCAAAGGAGTATCCCTACGTAGAGGTCTACAGCTACTCACCGCCTTATAAGCCGGAATTCAGCGATGAAGAGAGCCAAAGGATGGTAGACGCAGTCAATGAAATCGAACCCGACGTCCTCTTTATCGGCATGACGGCGCCCAAGCAAGAAAAATGGGCCTTCAAGTATTACCCTCAGTTGAAAGCGGGCCACATCTGTTGCATCGGCGCCGTATTCGACTTCTACGCCGGAACCGTGAAGAGAGCACCCGGCTGGATGATATCCATCGGCATGGAATGGTTTTACCGGCTAATCAAGGAACCTAAGCGCATGTGGCGCAGGTACCTCATCGGGAATACATTATTCATCAAGCATATCCTGAAGGAAAAACTGGTGGCACTCTATCATTATAAAAACACTCGGCCCCGTGTAGTATTTCGCGATTTACTCTAA
- a CDS encoding IS3 family transposase: MIYLFIKEYNSKQWTVEVMCRVLKVPRSSYYRWLKDPEGQRKRKYMELDEKIRDAYFAARGRNGSPRLAKDLQVSGTPVSRTTVACHMRKMGLRSKLSRRFKVTTDASHNYKVAPNLLNREFNQNEPVKACVSDLTYIPCKDGFLYLTCVLDLFDRKLIGWSISDHMNASHTVVPAIRMANRNRPFGEGMIFHSDRGIQYACKQTVNLLKSLKLEQSMSGKGNCWDNAVAESFFKTFKSELVYGTKLKTREQMRLYVFEYIESWYNHKRRFSALGNLTIDEFWNQYNIKKESIKNVA; encoded by the coding sequence TTGATCTATCTCTTTATAAAGGAATATAACTCGAAACAATGGACGGTCGAGGTGATGTGCAGAGTACTGAAAGTCCCCAGGAGCAGTTATTACCGCTGGCTTAAAGATCCGGAGGGCCAACGTAAGCGCAAATATATGGAGCTGGACGAAAAGATCAGGGATGCATATTTTGCAGCCAGGGGACGCAATGGAAGCCCCCGGCTGGCAAAGGATTTGCAGGTATCCGGAACTCCTGTCTCGAGAACCACTGTAGCATGCCACATGAGGAAAATGGGCTTGCGCAGCAAACTCTCGAGACGATTCAAAGTGACGACGGATGCCTCTCACAACTATAAGGTTGCTCCAAATCTGTTGAATCGCGAATTTAATCAGAATGAGCCTGTGAAAGCGTGTGTCTCTGACCTGACGTATATTCCGTGTAAGGATGGATTTCTTTATCTGACCTGTGTGCTGGATCTTTTTGACCGCAAACTGATCGGATGGTCCATAAGCGATCATATGAATGCATCCCATACCGTAGTTCCGGCCATCAGGATGGCCAATAGGAACAGACCTTTTGGAGAAGGAATGATATTTCATTCTGACCGGGGCATACAATATGCTTGCAAACAGACTGTCAATCTGTTGAAATCCTTGAAGCTGGAACAAAGTATGAGTGGAAAGGGAAATTGTTGGGATAATGCCGTGGCTGAAAGCTTTTTCAAAACTTTCAAATCTGAATTGGTCTATGGTACCAAACTCAAAACAAGAGAGCAAATGCGCTTGTATGTATTTGAATATATTGAATCCTGGTATAATCATAAAAGAAGATTCTCAGCATTGGGAAACTTAACCATTGATGAATTTTGGAATCAGTATAATATTAAAAAAGAATCAATTAAAAATGTCGCTTAA
- a CDS encoding transposase: MRKQRTHFDKAFKENAVKLSLERKNISELAQELGIAPFLLYRWRKEYQQKGEASFPGHGVQSLSEDTKRIAELEKRLGEAETERDILKKALSIISKRDR; encoded by the coding sequence ATGAGAAAACAAAGAACCCATTTTGACAAGGCATTCAAAGAGAATGCGGTCAAACTCAGTTTAGAACGCAAGAATATTTCCGAGCTTGCACAGGAATTGGGTATTGCCCCCTTTCTTTTATATCGTTGGCGGAAAGAATACCAGCAGAAAGGAGAAGCCAGTTTCCCCGGACACGGTGTCCAGTCATTAAGTGAAGATACCAAAAGGATTGCTGAACTGGAAAAACGCCTTGGCGAGGCTGAAACGGAGCGGGACATATTAAAAAAAGCTTTGAGCATCATCTCCAAGAGAGATCGTTGA
- a CDS encoding DUF2225 domain-containing protein: MKRINSILGVIFLLTFNVNATTWFPAEHTCPICKHKHEYKEIESYGGYIYNWPSKYQYVYWPLTDLPSVYCCPKCNFTTYMWDFDSVPENRVDTLTKFLSTVKLEKKYKDYIDIPMTTRLEIAENVYKILGRDNEFWCKFYRVQGYHYDQEKNKEKAKESRLKSLDLARLMLSDSVYSGQEKEILFIIAAMNNFIGQKDSALIYLDKASLLTYENKKWKEENVKGLDRYLTDLIKQYKEFIRKEKEDEG; encoded by the coding sequence ATGAAAAGAATTAATTCAATACTAGGAGTCATTTTCTTATTGACATTTAATGTAAATGCTACTACTTGGTTTCCAGCAGAACATACTTGTCCTATCTGTAAACATAAACACGAATACAAGGAAATTGAGAGTTATGGTGGATATATTTATAATTGGCCTTCCAAGTATCAATATGTGTATTGGCCATTGACCGATCTTCCATCAGTGTATTGTTGCCCAAAATGTAATTTTACTACTTATATGTGGGACTTTGATAGTGTCCCAGAAAATAGAGTGGATACCTTAACAAAGTTTTTATCCACAGTTAAACTTGAAAAAAAGTATAAAGACTATATTGACATTCCAATGACAACTCGACTTGAAATTGCAGAAAATGTCTATAAAATACTTGGACGAGACAATGAATTTTGGTGTAAATTCTATCGTGTACAGGGATATCATTATGACCAGGAAAAAAATAAAGAAAAGGCGAAAGAATCTCGACTAAAATCATTAGACCTTGCAAGGTTAATGCTTTCAGATTCAGTTTATTCTGGACAAGAAAAAGAAATTCTTTTCATAATTGCAGCAATGAATAATTTTATAGGACAAAAAGACAGTGCATTGATTTATCTTGACAAGGCAAGCTTATTAACTTACGAAAACAAGAAATGGAAAGAAGAAAATGTAAAAGGACTTGACAGATATTTGACTGATTTGATTAAGCAATACAAAGAATTTATTCGTAAAGAAAAAGAAGATGAAGGATAG
- a CDS encoding glycosyltransferase family 2 protein: protein MGKEIAVLLTCHNRKAQTLTCLASLFEAELPPDVQLDVFLTDDGSTDGTEEAVKELYPQVTVLKGGGTLFWAGGMRLAWKKATQKKSYNAYLLINDDVKLKHDFIMNLMKAEEHSLRQTGKTGIYCGTTIDGKTGKVTYGGSRIKTNHVIVKSQLLSPQAQPQECQIANANILWVSREAVDQVGILDDRFTHGIADYDYSLRARKRDVPVYVAPNVCGVCPDDHGKSWKRGNLPLRDRIAYLKSPKGLAYNEYLFYVKRHFPMFLPYSFVMLWMKTFFPFLWDRFKN, encoded by the coding sequence ATGGGAAAAGAAATAGCTGTTTTACTCACGTGCCACAACAGAAAAGCCCAAACACTCACGTGCCTGGCATCCCTGTTTGAAGCAGAACTCCCACCGGATGTTCAACTGGATGTCTTTTTAACAGATGACGGCTCAACGGACGGGACGGAAGAGGCGGTAAAAGAACTGTACCCGCAGGTTACCGTACTAAAAGGCGGAGGTACTTTATTCTGGGCCGGCGGAATGCGCCTGGCTTGGAAAAAAGCCACCCAGAAGAAATCATACAATGCTTATTTACTGATAAATGACGATGTTAAGTTAAAGCATGACTTTATCATGAATCTGATGAAAGCCGAAGAGCATTCACTCCGGCAAACAGGCAAGACGGGAATTTACTGCGGCACAACGATAGACGGAAAAACCGGAAAAGTAACCTACGGCGGCTCCCGGATCAAAACCAACCACGTTATCGTGAAAAGTCAACTGCTCTCCCCACAGGCCCAACCGCAGGAATGCCAGATTGCAAACGCCAATATACTGTGGGTCAGCAGAGAAGCAGTAGACCAGGTGGGTATTCTCGATGATCGCTTCACGCACGGTATTGCAGACTACGACTATTCACTGCGGGCCCGCAAAAGAGATGTTCCGGTTTACGTGGCACCTAACGTATGCGGAGTGTGTCCGGATGATCACGGGAAAAGCTGGAAAAGAGGAAATCTACCGTTAAGGGACCGGATTGCGTACTTGAAGAGTCCTAAAGGATTGGCGTATAATGAGTATTTGTTTTACGTAAAGAGGCATTTTCCGATGTTTCTCCCCTACTCTTTTGTGATGTTGTGGATGAAGACGTTTTTCCCGTTTTTGTGGGACAGGTTCAAGAACTAA
- a CDS encoding glycosyltransferase: protein MRNKQKDILYLLHLPPPVHGSSIVGEFVKESPLINNSFHGRYINLLMSRSVNETGKTSFIKLFRFIAIWIELFGKLIHRRPDLCYYALSTTGAAFYKDCFLVGLLRIFRVKTIYHLHNKGIRHNQHKKVNDLLYRFVFKNTSVILLSEQLYLDVERYVLPWKVYYCPNGIKDYQVETELLSLQEDKTLKILFLSNLFTTKGVFDLIEACSLLKEKGYRFTCDFIGGEGDVNEEQFNNYVKQKKLTNQVKYLGKRFGKLKEMAYEQADVFVLPTYYPNECFPLVILEAMQHSLPVISTFEGGIPDMVKDGINGFLIPQRNVIALAERLELLVRYPLLRKQMGKDGRMKYENNFTLSIFEHKLLSILQDAIK, encoded by the coding sequence ATGCGCAACAAACAAAAGGACATACTCTACCTGCTTCATCTACCACCACCGGTGCACGGATCTTCCATTGTTGGTGAATTTGTTAAAGAAAGCCCGTTGATCAACAACTCCTTTCACGGCAGGTATATTAACTTGCTCATGTCCCGTTCAGTAAACGAGACCGGTAAAACTAGTTTTATCAAACTGTTCCGATTCATTGCAATCTGGATCGAACTCTTCGGGAAACTTATTCACCGCAGGCCAGACCTCTGTTATTATGCCCTGTCAACCACCGGTGCAGCCTTTTACAAGGACTGTTTTCTGGTAGGATTACTACGCATTTTTCGCGTAAAAACAATATACCACCTTCACAACAAAGGGATCCGGCATAACCAGCACAAAAAGGTAAACGACCTGCTCTACCGGTTTGTTTTTAAAAACACCAGCGTCATCCTCCTGTCGGAGCAGCTATACCTGGATGTAGAAAGGTATGTTTTACCCTGGAAAGTTTATTATTGTCCCAACGGGATCAAAGACTACCAGGTGGAAACAGAACTTTTGTCCCTTCAAGAAGACAAGACGTTAAAGATCCTTTTCTTATCCAATCTCTTTACAACGAAAGGAGTTTTTGACCTGATTGAAGCTTGTTCACTCTTAAAAGAGAAAGGATACCGGTTTACATGCGATTTCATAGGCGGGGAAGGAGACGTGAACGAAGAACAGTTCAACAATTACGTAAAACAAAAAAAACTGACGAACCAGGTAAAGTATCTTGGAAAAAGGTTTGGGAAACTGAAAGAAATGGCTTACGAACAGGCTGATGTTTTTGTGCTACCCACCTATTATCCGAACGAATGCTTCCCGTTGGTTATTCTGGAAGCCATGCAGCACAGCCTACCCGTTATTTCCACCTTTGAGGGAGGCATTCCCGATATGGTAAAAGACGGAATCAACGGTTTCCTGATTCCGCAACGTAACGTCATTGCCCTGGCAGAAAGGTTGGAGTTGCTGGTGCGGTACCCGCTGTTGCGAAAGCAGATGGGAAAGGACGGAAGGATGAAATACGAAAATAATTTCACCCTCAGTATTTTTGAACACAAGTTACTTTCCATTTTACAAGATGCGATTAAATAA
- a CDS encoding GNAT family N-acetyltransferase, with protein MEYRKLMEVEFREFDREALEKSWKWLNDPQLKSLTMTPDFDQESQEKWFEGLKTRTDYHLKAGWYNGAPIAVYGLKHITGTDGEVFGYIGEKELWGKTAAIQMMQDIIDYAKSRNLESLYCITLKENKRTYRLCSRFGFETEKEVTDDTILMRLRF; from the coding sequence ATGGAATACAGAAAACTGATGGAAGTCGAATTCAGGGAGTTCGACCGTGAAGCACTGGAGAAGTCATGGAAATGGCTGAACGACCCGCAATTAAAAAGCCTGACAATGACTCCCGACTTCGACCAGGAGTCTCAGGAGAAATGGTTCGAGGGCTTAAAGACCCGGACCGACTATCACCTGAAGGCCGGTTGGTATAACGGGGCACCGATCGCCGTTTACGGCCTGAAGCACATTACCGGTACCGACGGCGAGGTTTTCGGGTATATCGGCGAAAAGGAGTTGTGGGGTAAAACGGCTGCCATACAAATGATGCAGGATATAATCGATTACGCAAAATCCCGCAACCTGGAATCCCTGTACTGCATCACCCTGAAAGAGAACAAGAGGACTTACAGGTTATGTAGCCGGTTCGGCTTCGAAACGGAGAAAGAGGTTACCGACGATACAATCTTGATGAGACTCCGTTTCTGA
- a CDS encoding exopolysaccharide biosynthesis polyprenyl glycosylphosphotransferase has protein sequence METDHPGIRFFYLLIDLFLLNLAVFIVFQFSPVHDYMDVPRRNLYYLHANISEIIAYTLYGKRNFFFTDKYRYRLRIISIRFLVLIITLFALGEIFLPKGYHRVFLLEYVAFFFLFKVVVFYFIYQLHRYRYAKGYSFNRVIILGTNNSSRVVGKILNNNPTLGFKLVGYISDKGNGAGEDLLGGLTELPALAKDHKINMIFVTNPKYFTLKNTKELLALCNKTGLRVRYILMNGYWNKCMYRKVESARFFEMFNPQQIPLDDLTLRLKKRAFDVVFSSAVILFIFSWLLPLLSIIIKLNSKGPVFFVQQRTGINNKTFNCIKFRTMKVNQEADTKQAVKNDNRITSIGNFLRKYNIDELPQFFNVLVGNMSVVGPRPHMLKHTEQYSALIEYYKVRHFVKPGITGWAQVNGYRGLTDELWKMQKRVEYDMEYLENWNFLWDIKIIVMTLIGKNAYKNAM, from the coding sequence ATGGAAACAGATCACCCGGGAATAAGGTTCTTTTATCTTTTAATAGACTTGTTTCTTTTGAACTTAGCGGTCTTTATTGTTTTTCAGTTTAGCCCGGTTCACGATTATATGGACGTACCCCGAAGAAACCTGTATTATCTACACGCGAATATCTCGGAAATTATTGCATATACCTTGTACGGCAAAAGAAATTTCTTCTTCACTGACAAGTATAGGTACCGGTTGAGAATTATCAGCATACGTTTCCTTGTTTTGATCATCACCCTTTTTGCGCTGGGAGAGATCTTCCTTCCCAAGGGGTACCACCGGGTGTTTTTATTGGAGTATGTGGCATTCTTTTTCCTGTTCAAGGTAGTAGTGTTTTATTTCATTTACCAACTCCATCGATATCGCTACGCGAAGGGATATTCATTCAACAGGGTGATTATATTGGGTACAAACAACTCGAGTCGGGTAGTTGGAAAAATACTCAATAACAACCCTACGTTGGGTTTCAAGCTGGTGGGTTATATTTCTGACAAAGGAAACGGTGCTGGAGAGGACCTTCTGGGAGGGCTGACGGAGCTACCCGCTTTAGCGAAGGATCACAAAATAAACATGATCTTCGTGACCAACCCCAAGTACTTTACCCTGAAAAACACGAAAGAGCTTCTTGCCCTGTGCAATAAAACCGGACTGAGAGTGCGGTATATCCTCATGAACGGATACTGGAACAAGTGCATGTACCGAAAGGTAGAGTCCGCCCGTTTCTTCGAGATGTTCAACCCCCAGCAGATCCCGCTGGACGACCTGACGTTGCGCCTGAAAAAAAGGGCATTCGACGTCGTCTTTTCATCGGCAGTCATTCTGTTTATCTTCAGCTGGTTGCTTCCCCTGCTAAGCATCATTATCAAGTTAAACTCAAAAGGGCCTGTGTTTTTCGTTCAGCAACGGACGGGAATAAACAACAAGACATTCAACTGTATCAAGTTCCGGACCATGAAGGTGAACCAGGAAGCGGACACAAAACAGGCCGTGAAAAATGACAACCGGATAACCTCTATCGGGAATTTTTTACGCAAGTACAATATCGACGAACTGCCTCAGTTCTTTAATGTTCTCGTGGGGAATATGTCTGTGGTCGGGCCGCGTCCGCACATGCTCAAGCATACCGAACAGTATTCCGCTTTGATTGAATATTACAAGGTGCGCCATTTCGTGAAGCCGGGCATTACCGGCTGGGCACAAGTAAATGGCTACCGGGGACTCACCGACGAGCTTTGGAAAATGCAAAAAAGAGTAGAATACGACATGGAATACCTGGAAAATTGGAACTTCCTATGGGATATCAAGATTATTGTGATGACCCTGATCGGTAAGAACGCGTATAAAAACGCCATGTGA
- a CDS encoding helix-turn-helix transcriptional regulator, translating to MSLSLAAFIKTKRKEAKLTQQEFADRAGVALTVVRKIEQGKENLSLAKVNQVLMMFGNKLAPVNHKEIEK from the coding sequence ATGTCATTAAGTTTAGCCGCATTTATTAAAACAAAACGGAAAGAAGCCAAGCTTACACAGCAGGAGTTTGCCGACAGAGCAGGCGTAGCACTTACGGTTGTCCGAAAGATAGAGCAGGGTAAGGAAAACCTGAGTTTGGCAAAAGTGAATCAAGTATTGATGATGTTTGGGAATAAGCTTGCGCCTGTGAACCATAAGGAGATTGAAAAATGA